A region of the Pseudarthrobacter oxydans genome:
ACAGGCCAAGCTTCTGGGCCAGCGCCACCACCGTCTTCCGGGGATCCTGGGCCAAGGCCGAGAGCAGGCGGGTGTCGGTGCCATCCAAGGCTTGCATAATGCGCAACGTTAGCACGGTCCCGCGCCGCCCCGCAGAGCATTTTGCTCAATGATCACGCCGGTGGTTGTACCTCCTGAGCATTGTGAGTAGGGTCACAATATCCGGGGCAAAGACGCCCGGGCGGCCGGCGGCGAGCGGGACCACAAGTCCCAAAACCACAGGTCAACCACGTGAGAAGATTGCGGGCTATCGTGTCTACAGACCAAACGGGCCAGGGCGGTTCCACCGCCTCCACCAGCGCCCGGTACCCCCATGGACAGGGACGTGACCTGGTCCAGTTGGTCACCCCTTCCGGCGAGCGGGTCAGCCATCCGGAGTTCGACTACTGGGTCAGGGACATCACTGACGAGCAATTGTGTTCCCTTTATGAGGACATGACCGTCATTCGGCGCATCGACGTCGAGGCAACGGCCCTGCAGCGGCAGGGCGAGCTAGGGTTGTGGCCGCCGCTGCTGGGACAGGAGGCGGCGCAGATCGGTTCGGGCCGGGCGCTGCGCAGCGACGACTTCGTCTTCTCCAGCTACCGGGAGAACGGGGTGGCTTACTGCCGCGGAGTGGACCTGACGGACCTCGTGCGGGTGTGGCGAGGCAACGCGTCCTCGGGCTGGGATCCCTACACGGTCAACATGGCCACCCCGCAGATCATCATCGGCGCCCAGACCCTGCATGCCACCGGCTACGCCATGGGCATCCAGAACGATGGCGCAGATTCGGTGGCCGTGACCTATTTCGGCGACGGCGCCACCAGCGAAGGCGACGTCAACGAGGCAATGGTGTTTGCCGCAAGCTTCCAGGTGCCCGTGGTGTTCTTCTGCACCAACAACCACTGGGCAATCTCCGAACCTGTCCGGCTCCAGTCCCACATCCAGCTCGCGGACAGGGCTGCCGGGTTCGGCATCCCCAGCCTGCGCGTGGACGGCAACGACGTCCTGGCGGTCATGGCGGCAACCCGGGTGGCCCTGGACCGGGCACGGCGCGGCGGCGGCCCAACCTTCATCGAGGCGGTCAGCTACCGGATGGGCCCGCACACCACGGCGGATGACCCCACGCGCTACCGCGACGCCAACGAACTCGAGGACTGGGCTGCCAAGGACCCGATCAGCCGGATTGCCGCCCTCTTGGACCGGAAGGGCCTGCTCACCGAAGAACTGCAGCAGCAGGTGAAGGACAAGGCCGACGCCGTGGCGCACGAGATGCGCACGGGGTGCACCACCATGCCGGACCCGGAGCCGCTGGACGTCTTCAAGCACGTCTACAGCACACCCAATTCCTGGCTGGACCGGCAGCAGGACCACTATGCCCGCTACCTGGCCTCCTTCGGTGATCCCGCAGGGGCCGTCTCAGAAGAAGGTGCACGCTGATGACCCAGATGACCTTTGCCCGTGCCATCAATGCCGGCCTGCGGAAGTCCCTCGAGAACGATCCCAAAGTGGTTCTCCTGGGCGAGGACATCGGCACCCTCGGCGGCGTGTTCCGGGTTACCGACGGGCTGCAGAAGGACTTCGGGACGCACCGGGTGGTTGACACGCCACTGGCTGAATCGGCCATTGTGGGCACCGCCGTCGGCCTGGCCTACCGCGGCTACCGCCCGGTGGTGGAAATCCAGTTCGACGGTTTCGTCTACCCCGCATTCGACCAGATCGTCAGCCAGGTTGCCAAGATCCACTACCGCACCCGCGGGGCCGTGAAGATGCCCATCACCATCAGGATTCCGTTCGGCGGGGGCATCGGCTCACCCGAGCACCACTCCGAATCTCCGGAGGCCTACTTCACCCACACGTCAGGCCTTCGCGTGGTGACCGTTGCCGATCCCCAGGACGCCTACACCGTGATCCAGCAAGCGATCTCCTGCGACGACCCCGTGCTCTACTTTGAACCCAAGCGCCGCTACCACGACAAAGGCGAGGTTGACGAGGCCCTGGACCCTGCCGCCGCGGAGCCCATGGGCCGGGCACGCGTCCTGGCCACTGGCACCGACGTCACGCTGGTGGCCTACGGCCCGCTGGTCAAGACCGCCCTCGATGCAGCTTCCGCGGCCGCCGACGAAGGGATTTCAATCGAGGTCATCGACCTTCGCTCGCTGGCGCCGGTGGACTATGACACGGTTGTTGCCTCCGTGCGCCGGACCGGGCACCTGGTCATTACCCACGAGGCCGGGCAGTCGGGCGGCCTGGGCGCAGAAGTGGCAGCGAGCATTACCGAGCGGTGCTTCTACTACCTGGAAGCCCCGCCGGTCCGCGTCACCGGGTTCGACATCCCCTACCCCTACTCCAAACTTGAAATGCACCATTTGCCAGGCCTGGACCGAATCCTCGACGGCGTGGACCGTGCCCTTGGCCGGCCGAACTCCCTCAGCGGGCTGGAAGGATGAGCGCCACCATGATCAAGGAATTCCGGCTGCCGGACCTGGGCGAGGGACTCACTGAATCGGAGATCCTCAGCTGGAAAGTGGGAGTGGGCGATACCGTCAGCCTGAACCAGGTGATTGCGGAAGTTGAAACGGCCAAGGCAGTGGTGGAGCTCCCGTCCCCGTTTGCCGGGGTCGTCAAGGAACTGCACGAACAGCCGGGCACCGTCGTGGAGGTGGGCAAGCCTATCGTCTCCTTCGAGGTGGCGGACGACGCCGGGCAGGCACCTTCGGGCGGAGCGCGGGAGGCCGCGCCTGAAGCGCCGAAGCGGGAACCGAACCTGGTGGGCTACGGCGCCGTCCCCGAAAGCACCGGCCGGCCCGCGCGGCGGCCGCGGAACTTCCCGGTGGCAGGGAATGTGGCAACCCGTGTCCAAACCAAACCTGTCGAAACCAAACCTGTTGAACCCAAACCTGTCGAAGCAAGCCCTGTCCAAAGCGAACCTGCGGCCGAGCGCCCCCGGTCCACGCCGCCGGTCCGGAAGCTGGCGAAAGACCTCGGGGTGGACCTGGCATCGGTGGCCGGCACCGGTCCGCAGGGGCTGATTACCCGCGAGGACGTGCACCACTTTGTGGAGGGCACGTCCACCGGCGTTGGTGCAGGCGCTGTCACGGGCCACGATGCTGCCACTCCGACCGCCGGGCAGGCGTATCCGGGTGGACGGGAATCCCGGACCCCCATCAAGGGCGTCCGGAAGCTCACGGCCGCCGCCATGGTGCAGAGTGCTTTCACTGCACCGCACGCCACGGAATTCCTGACCATCGACGTCACTCCCGCCATGGAGCTGCTGGCCAGGCTCCGGGACGGCAGGGAATTCGCGGGATACAAGCTGACCCCGCTGACCCTGGCGGCGAAGGCACTGCTGATTGCGCTCCGGCGCAATCCGTCGCTCAACTCTCACTGGGATGAGGAAAACCAGGAGATCGTCACTTTCAACTACGTCAACCTCGGCATAGCGGCCGCCACGCCGAGGGGCCTCACGGTGCCCAACATCAAGGACGCGGACTCACTCTCCCTGGCCCGGCTGGCAGAAGCACTGACAGCGCTCGCAGAAACCGCCCGGGCCGGCAAGACCTCGCCGGCGGACCTGTCCGGAGGCACCATCTCCATCACCAATATCGGCGTCTTCGGTATAGACGCCGGCACCCCCATCCTGAACCCGGGGGAAGCGGCGATCCTGGCACTCGGAGCCGTGCGGAAGATGCCCTGGGAGCATCGCGGGGAAGTTGCACTGCGCCAGGTGATGACCCTGAGCCTGTCCTTTGACCACCGGCTGGTGGATGGTGAGCAGGGTTCGCGTTTCCTCGCCGATGTGGGTGCCATCCTGGCCGACCCCGGCATGGTCCTCACGATGGTCTAGGTCACGGACGGCCCTGGCCCGCTTGAGCGTTGCTGCCCGGCACCGCTTATGCGGTCCGGGGCCGTTCGTGGGACGTGGCGTCCACCAGCAGCGCAGCCAGCGCCATGCTCTCGAGCAGCGGACGGGCGGTTCCGGCGGCCACCTTCCGGCCGTGGCTGCGGACCGAGTGCGGGGTGGAGTTGATCAGGCCAAATGTGGCATGGGCCCTCATCCGGAGCTCTGAACCGTCCGTCGCGGGATGGAGCCTGGCGAGGACGTCCACCCAGACCTCCACGTAGCTGCGCTGGAGGATCCGCACCGCCTCCTGGTCCTGTTCGGACAGGCTGCTGAAGTCCCTGTCCTGGACGCGGATGACGTCCGGCTTGCCGAGGGCAAAATCCACCTGGAACTCCACCAGTCCCCGCAGGGCGGCCAGGGGATCGGCATTGTCCGCCACCACCCGGCGCCCGCCGTCGAGCAGTTCCTGGCTGACAGTGACCAGCAGGTCGGCCAGCACCGCCTGCTTGCCCGGAAAGTGGCGGTACACGGCCGGGCCACTGACGCCGGCGGCAGCACCGAGGTCCTCCAGGGACACCCGGTTGAAGCCGTGCAGGGCAAAGAGTGACGCGGCAGCGGACAGCAGCGCCTGGCGGCGGTTCTCCTTCGCCCTGCTCCGCTGCGTTGTACTGCTCCGCTGCGTTGTACTGCCGCGCTGGGTGGTGGCGCTGCGCTGCTGGGTGTTGCCGGGCAGCGCAGTATTGCCGCGCTGGGTTGTACTGCTGCGCTCGCCGGCCGGCGCCGCGTCGGTGCTTCGCACGATTCCTCCTCGGACCCGGAGAGTCTAGCAAGGCAGTCCCTGTGTTGGACATCACAGTTAATCGAGACTAACCTGAATTTCAGTTACTCAGTACTAACCGAGTTGGCTTTTCGCCGGCCGGTCCAAAGATGAACAGGATGCGTCAATGGAGACCCTTGCCACCCGGCTCGATCCTTCCGGCGGGGCCTTCGCGGCAAACCGCGAAGCACAGCTGGAGCTGGCGGAGGACCTGCGGAAAAGGCTGGCGGACGCTGCGCTGGGCGGGCCGGAGAAGTCCCGGCAGCGCCACGTGGCCCGGGGGAAGCTGCTGCCGCGCGAGCGGATCGACCAGCTGCTGGATGAGGGCAGCCCGTTCCTTGAGATTGCCCCGCTGGCCGCCAACGGAATGTACAACGACGAGGCCCCCGGCGCCGGCGTCATCGCCGGCATCGGGCTGGTCCACGGCCGCCACGTGCTGGTGATTTCGAACGACGCAACGGTCAAGGGCGGAACGTACTATCCGCTGACCGTCAAGAAGCACCTGAGGGCCCAGGAGATCGCCCTCGAAAACCGGCTGCCCTGTATCTACCTGGTGGATTCCGGCGGAGCGTTCCTGCCGAAGCAGGACGAGGTCTTTCCGGACAAGGAGCACTTCGGCCGCATCTTCTACAACCAGGCGAGGCTGTCCGCGGCCAAGGTTCCCCAGATCGCCTCGGTCATGGGCTCCTGCACCGCCGGCGGCGCCTACGTGCCGGCCATGAGCGATGAAACGGTCATCGTCCGGAACCAGGGCACCATCTTCCTTGGCGGGCCGCCGCTCGTGAAGGCCGCGATCGGCGAGATCGTCACTCCGGAGGAGCTTGGCGGCGGCGAGGTCCACTCAAGGATCTCGGGCGTGACTGACCACCTGGCCGAAAACGACGAACACGCGCTGCAGATCATCCGGGACATCGTGTCCACCCTCCCGCCGCCGGCCCCGCCCGCCTGGGAGGTGGAGGCCGCCGTCGAACCATCAGCAGACCCTGACGGGCTGTACGGTGCCGTGCCCACGGACGTCAACGCCCCGTACGACGTCCACGAGGTGATCGCCCGGCTGGTGGACGGCAGCCGGTTCCATGAATTCAAGAGGGAATACGGCACCACCCTGGTGACCGGCTTCGCCCGGCTGCACGGGCACCCGGTGGGCATCGTGGCCAACAACGGCGTGCTCTTCAGCGAATCGTCCCTCAAGGGCGCACACTTCATCGAGCTCTGCGACCAGCGCGGCATCCCGCTCGTTTTCCTGCAGAACATCTCCGGCTTCATGGTGGGCAAGGACTCTGAAGAGGGCGGCATCGCCAAGAACGGGGCCAAGATGGTGACGGCCGTGGCTACTGCCCGGGTGCCTAAACTGACGGTGGTCATCGGCGGTTCCTTCGGCGCCGGCAACTACTCCATGTGCGGCCGCGCCTATTCGCCGCGGTTCCTGTGGATGTGGCCGGCAGCCCGGATCTCGGTGATGGGCGGCAACCAGGCCTCAAGCGTGCTGGCCACCGTAAAGCGTGACCAGTACGAGGCTGCGGGCCAGGAGTGGTCCGCCGAGGACGAGGAGGCCTTCAAGGCGCCCATCCGCCAGCAGTACGAGGACCAGGGCAGCCCGTATTACTCCACCGC
Encoded here:
- a CDS encoding carboxyl transferase domain-containing protein; the encoded protein is METLATRLDPSGGAFAANREAQLELAEDLRKRLADAALGGPEKSRQRHVARGKLLPRERIDQLLDEGSPFLEIAPLAANGMYNDEAPGAGVIAGIGLVHGRHVLVISNDATVKGGTYYPLTVKKHLRAQEIALENRLPCIYLVDSGGAFLPKQDEVFPDKEHFGRIFYNQARLSAAKVPQIASVMGSCTAGGAYVPAMSDETVIVRNQGTIFLGGPPLVKAAIGEIVTPEELGGGEVHSRISGVTDHLAENDEHALQIIRDIVSTLPPPAPPAWEVEAAVEPSADPDGLYGAVPTDVNAPYDVHEVIARLVDGSRFHEFKREYGTTLVTGFARLHGHPVGIVANNGVLFSESSLKGAHFIELCDQRGIPLVFLQNISGFMVGKDSEEGGIAKNGAKMVTAVATARVPKLTVVIGGSFGAGNYSMCGRAYSPRFLWMWPAARISVMGGNQASSVLATVKRDQYEAAGQEWSAEDEEAFKAPIRQQYEDQGSPYYSTARLWDDGVIDPADTRTVLGLALDVVSRTPLPETSFGLFRM
- a CDS encoding alpha-ketoacid dehydrogenase subunit beta → MTQMTFARAINAGLRKSLENDPKVVLLGEDIGTLGGVFRVTDGLQKDFGTHRVVDTPLAESAIVGTAVGLAYRGYRPVVEIQFDGFVYPAFDQIVSQVAKIHYRTRGAVKMPITIRIPFGGGIGSPEHHSESPEAYFTHTSGLRVVTVADPQDAYTVIQQAISCDDPVLYFEPKRRYHDKGEVDEALDPAAAEPMGRARVLATGTDVTLVAYGPLVKTALDAASAAADEGISIEVIDLRSLAPVDYDTVVASVRRTGHLVITHEAGQSGGLGAEVAASITERCFYYLEAPPVRVTGFDIPYPYSKLEMHHLPGLDRILDGVDRALGRPNSLSGLEG
- a CDS encoding TetR/AcrR family transcriptional regulator codes for the protein MPGNTQQRSATTQRGSTTQRSSTTQRSRAKENRRQALLSAAASLFALHGFNRVSLEDLGAAAGVSGPAVYRHFPGKQAVLADLLVTVSQELLDGGRRVVADNADPLAALRGLVEFQVDFALGKPDVIRVQDRDFSSLSEQDQEAVRILQRSYVEVWVDVLARLHPATDGSELRMRAHATFGLINSTPHSVRSHGRKVAAGTARPLLESMALAALLVDATSHERPRTA
- the pdhA gene encoding pyruvate dehydrogenase (acetyl-transferring) E1 component subunit alpha, translated to MSTDQTGQGGSTASTSARYPHGQGRDLVQLVTPSGERVSHPEFDYWVRDITDEQLCSLYEDMTVIRRIDVEATALQRQGELGLWPPLLGQEAAQIGSGRALRSDDFVFSSYRENGVAYCRGVDLTDLVRVWRGNASSGWDPYTVNMATPQIIIGAQTLHATGYAMGIQNDGADSVAVTYFGDGATSEGDVNEAMVFAASFQVPVVFFCTNNHWAISEPVRLQSHIQLADRAAGFGIPSLRVDGNDVLAVMAATRVALDRARRGGGPTFIEAVSYRMGPHTTADDPTRYRDANELEDWAAKDPISRIAALLDRKGLLTEELQQQVKDKADAVAHEMRTGCTTMPDPEPLDVFKHVYSTPNSWLDRQQDHYARYLASFGDPAGAVSEEGAR
- a CDS encoding dihydrolipoamide acetyltransferase family protein; its protein translation is MIKEFRLPDLGEGLTESEILSWKVGVGDTVSLNQVIAEVETAKAVVELPSPFAGVVKELHEQPGTVVEVGKPIVSFEVADDAGQAPSGGAREAAPEAPKREPNLVGYGAVPESTGRPARRPRNFPVAGNVATRVQTKPVETKPVEPKPVEASPVQSEPAAERPRSTPPVRKLAKDLGVDLASVAGTGPQGLITREDVHHFVEGTSTGVGAGAVTGHDAATPTAGQAYPGGRESRTPIKGVRKLTAAAMVQSAFTAPHATEFLTIDVTPAMELLARLRDGREFAGYKLTPLTLAAKALLIALRRNPSLNSHWDEENQEIVTFNYVNLGIAAATPRGLTVPNIKDADSLSLARLAEALTALAETARAGKTSPADLSGGTISITNIGVFGIDAGTPILNPGEAAILALGAVRKMPWEHRGEVALRQVMTLSLSFDHRLVDGEQGSRFLADVGAILADPGMVLTMV